tacaatttaaatttaaaaaatgagaGTGAAGACATACTACAAATATTAATGGAGGAAACATATGTTAAAAACTActgatattattaaaaataaatttcaatattgatattaactaaataaaaaaaaatacaaattcgaggtacatatttaaatgtataattGTATTGCCACAAGGTCATACAGAATGTAAAcgataaaaatatatgttattttaaccataattaactttaatttttgtttaacaaattgtaAATGAGAGATCTTGATGTTTAAATGATGGTAGTGAACTAGaaattcctattaaaattttattttataaatttttaccaCATATctatttttggacactctagtatACTATGTGCATttctttgcaaaaaataaaaagctatgttttttgtactaaatatACCTTATGTGTGTGTTTATGTAGGTATGTCCGACAGCTATGGGTcgcattatatattttatgtacaCAGGACATATACGGGTGACCGAGGTGACAGTTTGCCAGTTGCTGCCAGCAGCAACTATGTTCCAAGTGCCAAATGTTATTGATGCCTGCTGTGCCTTTCTAGAACGACAATTGGACCCAACAAATGCGATTGGAATAGCAAGCTTTGCAGAACAACACGGCTGCACTGAACTCCAGAAGAAGGCCAATCATTTTATAGAACGCCATTTTACACAGGTATAATGTAACTGAATATTTCTTGATGgtatttgaattaattaaagaTTTGCCAATTAAATAAAAGGTATGCCAAGAGGAAGAGTTTCTACAGTTGTCTGCATATCAATTGATTGCATTGATTCGTCGCGACGAACTAAATGTACAGGGTGAAAGAGAAGTTTATAATGCCGTCCTAAAGTGGGTAAAATTTGACGAGGAGAATCGTTATCCAAAAATGGAACACATTCTGTTTTCGGTTCGTTGTCAATTTCTCACACCCACATTCCTTCGCGAGCAAATGAAAAACTGTGATGTTTTGCGCAAAGTACCTGCTTGTCGTGAGTACTTGGCAAAGATTTTTAAAGACTTGACTCTGCACAAACGGCCGGTTGTAAAGGAACGTAAACCAAATACAACCCGCATGATATTTGTTGCCGGTGGATTTTTTCGCCAGTCTCTAGATATTTTAGAGGCCTACAATGTTGACGATAAAACATGGACAACATTGCGCAGTTTGCGAATACCGCGTTCAGGTTTGGGTGCGGCATTTCTCAAAGGTGTATTTTATGCTGTAGGTGGAAGAAACAATTCAATTGGATCGTCTTATGACTCGGATTGGGTTGATCGCTACAACGCATTGACTGAACATTGGAGGCCGTGTGCTCCGATGACGGTGCCTCGACACCGTGTTGGTGTTGCTGTTATGGATGAACTCATGTATGCAGTGGGCGGATCGGCTGGCTCAGAATATCATAACACAGTTGAATAGTAAGTTCGCGCGATGCACACATACTACGTGTGATACAATGGCATTAtatatgattaaatttttcttctttcAGTTACGATCCAGAACTGGATCGTTGGTTTCCAATTCAACCAATGCACGCTAAGCGACTGGGCGTTGGTGTGGTTGTGGTAAATCGTCTTCTTTATGCAGTCGGTGGCTTTAATGGAACAGAGCGTCTGGCTTCTGTTGAACGCTATCATCCGGAAAACAATGCATGGAGTTTTATTCCACCCATGACTTGTGGTCGCAGTGGAGCCGGTGTAGCTGCAATAAATCAATACATCTATGTGGTGGGAGGTTTCGATGGTACACGACAACTATCGTCCGTGGAACGCTTCGATACAGAAAATCAAGTTTGGGACCATGTGGCTCCCATTAAAATTGCCCGTAGTGCATTGTCGTTAACATCACTTGACGGAAAACTATATGCAATTGGTGGTTTTGATGGAACAAACTTTCTTTCAATAGTCGAAGTTTACGATCCGAAAACCAATTCATGGGAACAAGGTACTCCGCTAAGTTCGGGACGATCAGGTCATGCATCGGCCGTTATTTATCAGCCTTCGTGTGTTAATAATTTCATGGATTGCATTGAAGACGACGGCCAAAAGCGTGATGGTAGTGGTCCGGGTAGTAATGACAGTCGATCCGATGATAACTCAAGCGACCAACCCAGTGGAAGTCGAACGGACGGTTCATTAGGTGGAAGCTCATCGTTTGTTAGCTTTCAAACATCCTTCGGAAGCAGTGGATGTCGAAATTGCGAAACTGAAGTAGTACCCACTTCAAAGGAAAAAGAAATTCCCACAAACAGTGAGAAGAAGGCAAACGACCAATTATCATCATTATCTTCAATAAAAGACATTCCTCATAGAAAGCGCCGTAGTCGTTGGTGCAAGAAAATGTGTGAAATTAGAACCGAAGAATCAAATGCAACAATAGAATCACCAATTATGCCGTATTTAGAGCAACCATTATTATCATCTCCGTTCGAAAGTAGCGATATTGAAAATTCCCATACTCTGGTTAATAATTACGTTAACAACTCCAACGATAATAGCAATACGAATGCAAATAACACAACAGCACTTCCTTCTCCAAATGCTAAAAGAAAATGCCAATTCAAATCGAAATGCCTCATCGAAGTCATACGCAAATGCAATGCTCGCAATATCGTTCAAGAATATCTGAACTCATTGCTAGAGAAACATTCCAAAAAGTTTGTAACGTTATCATGATTGTAAGCGTTTGCAGTAATACAActgttttttacatatttaagaCATTGACTAGGTTAGTTACACAAACAACATTCACAGATTCATACTTCGTCACCTAAAACAAAAAAgaccacaaaatatttaatatgaactcgtaaaatgcaaatttttccaaaaatattacacAATTATATTCATGTTTTCTTAAGTTATCTTAATatgcacatacatatattctatTTGTCTTACGATATGTTgttaattgagaaaattttactaataacatgagacaaattataattttatggttttatatGCTTTTAGTGGACGACTTACTTTACTACATACACACGTATAATCCTATTCATAAAATAATGTATATTATACCTAAGTGTTCTCAAAGTCTGGTGTTATATATAGaattacaaattaaatacaaaagcggaattcattttttattgtaaactaCGATTGCAAATCTTGCAATAATTAGCTAGTCTAGCATAAATACAGCTGTGCACTACAGCAAAAATTCAGAAACTGTGATTTACTACACTGGACGTAATTTACTGAAAGACAAACATTATATTCATAATAAGAATATCCATATTCACTTTTCATAGTAAACTAATTTTACAAAATGatacaaccacaacaacaaaata
The nucleotide sequence above comes from Calliphora vicina chromosome 1, idCalVici1.1, whole genome shotgun sequence. Encoded proteins:
- the Keap1 gene encoding kelch-like ECH-associated protein 1B isoform X2; amino-acid sequence: MDVTSDNSSRSLSHCQSACSYGSSTIDEHDDLNAKDDDMTFCMSNYAKEALKMMFMMRSHNMLTDVILEVKQELFPAHKVVLSAASPYFKAMFTGGLKETEMSRVQLQGVCPTAMGRIIYFMYTGHIRVTEVTVCQLLPAATMFQVPNVIDACCAFLERQLDPTNAIGIASFAEQHGCTELQKKANHFIERHFTQVCQEEEFLQLSAYQLIALIRRDELNVQGEREVYNAVLKWVKFDEENRYPKMEHILFSVRCQFLTPTFLREQMKNCDVLRKVPACREYLAKIFKDLTLHKRPVVKERKPNTTRMIFVAGGFFRQSLDILEAYNVDDKTWTTLRSLRIPRSGLGAAFLKGVFYAVGGRNNSIGSSYDSDWVDRYNALTEHWRPCAPMTVPRHRVGVAVMDELMYAVGGSAGSEYHNTVEYYDPELDRWFPIQPMHAKRLGVGVVVVNRLLYAVGGFNGTERLASVERYHPENNAWSFIPPMTCGRSGAGVAAINQYIYVVGGFDGTRQLSSVERFDTENQVWDHVAPIKIARSALSLTSLDGKLYAIGGFDGTNFLSIVEVYDPKTNSWEQGTPLSSGRSGHASAVIYQPSCVNNFMDCIEDDGQKRDGSGPGSNDSRSDDNSSDQPSGSRTDGSLGGSSSFVSFQTSFGSSGCRNCETEVVPTSKEKEIPTNSEKKANDQLSSLSSIKDIPHRKRRSRWCKKMCEIRTEESNATIESPIMPYLEQPLLSSPFESSDIENSHTLVNNYVNNSNDNSNTNANNTTALPSPNAKRKCQFKSKCLIEVIRKCNARNIVQEYLNSLLEKHSKKFVTLS
- the Keap1 gene encoding kelch-like ECH-associated protein 1B isoform X1, with the protein product MPQSIGNNSMTTNFPYPTNSNRHHQPHLSNGFYNNNIRSSNKQVARLDSGFSNSPVDIDDTEMDVTSDNSSRSLSHCQSACSYGSSTIDEHDDLNAKDDDMTFCMSNYAKEALKMMFMMRSHNMLTDVILEVKQELFPAHKVVLSAASPYFKAMFTGGLKETEMSRVQLQGVCPTAMGRIIYFMYTGHIRVTEVTVCQLLPAATMFQVPNVIDACCAFLERQLDPTNAIGIASFAEQHGCTELQKKANHFIERHFTQVCQEEEFLQLSAYQLIALIRRDELNVQGEREVYNAVLKWVKFDEENRYPKMEHILFSVRCQFLTPTFLREQMKNCDVLRKVPACREYLAKIFKDLTLHKRPVVKERKPNTTRMIFVAGGFFRQSLDILEAYNVDDKTWTTLRSLRIPRSGLGAAFLKGVFYAVGGRNNSIGSSYDSDWVDRYNALTEHWRPCAPMTVPRHRVGVAVMDELMYAVGGSAGSEYHNTVEYYDPELDRWFPIQPMHAKRLGVGVVVVNRLLYAVGGFNGTERLASVERYHPENNAWSFIPPMTCGRSGAGVAAINQYIYVVGGFDGTRQLSSVERFDTENQVWDHVAPIKIARSALSLTSLDGKLYAIGGFDGTNFLSIVEVYDPKTNSWEQGTPLSSGRSGHASAVIYQPSCVNNFMDCIEDDGQKRDGSGPGSNDSRSDDNSSDQPSGSRTDGSLGGSSSFVSFQTSFGSSGCRNCETEVVPTSKEKEIPTNSEKKANDQLSSLSSIKDIPHRKRRSRWCKKMCEIRTEESNATIESPIMPYLEQPLLSSPFESSDIENSHTLVNNYVNNSNDNSNTNANNTTALPSPNAKRKCQFKSKCLIEVIRKCNARNIVQEYLNSLLEKHSKKFVTLS